Proteins encoded in a region of the Pieris rapae chromosome 10, ilPieRapa1.1, whole genome shotgun sequence genome:
- the LOC110997560 gene encoding uncharacterized protein LOC110997560, translating into MLIQQFHCRGLRRRFKMFKILVVSSIIAACFAEEHGYRYRPVHADYRYPQHANEPAPIREEAHAEHGHPLSSQSVVHYPAVTEESQSQEAYQYVTPEPYKQYYQANEHAQEAHKSVHAHYPGPQHQPQIKYVHVPVQQYHAQEEHETPVYHQTQDHSHDEPIDYYAYPKYQYEYKVEDPHTGDNKFQHEVRDGDSVKGVYSLHEADGSVRTVEYTSDKHHGFNAVVKHSAPGQHVHIETHHQN; encoded by the exons ATGCTAATTCAACAGTTTCACTGCCGAGGTCTTAGAAGAAGgttcaaaatgtttaaa atcTTAGTTGTTTCATCGATTATTGCGGCCTGTTTCGCCGAGGAACACGGTTACAGATATAGGCCAGTACATGCAGATTATAGATACCCACAACATGCCAATGAACCGGCACCGATACGTGAAGAAGCACACGCAGAACATGGCCATCCACTTTCCTCACAGAGTGTCGTGCACTATCCAGCTGTGACAGAAGAATCTCAATCGCAGGAAGCCTACCAATACGTGACACCGGAACCATACAAACAGTATTACCAGGCTAATGAACACGCACAGGAAGCCCACAAAAGCGTTCACGCTCACTATCCAGGTCCCCAGCATCAGCCACAGATCAAATACGTTCATGTCCCCGTTCAACAGTACCATGCCCAGGAGGAACACGAAACACCGGTCTACCATCAAACCCAAGACCATTCTCACGACGAGCCTATCGACTATTAC GCTTACCCGAAGTATCAGTATGAGTACAAAGTAGAAGACCCTCACACCGGAGACAATAAGTTCCAACATGAGGTGAGAGATGGCGACAGTGTCAAGGGAGTCTATTCTCTTCATGAAGCCGATGGGTCTGTGAGAACCGTCGAATACACCTCAGACAAACATCATGG ATTTAATGCAGTTGTGAAACACTCCGCTCCAGGTCAACATGTTCACATCGAAACTCATCATCAGAActga